The genomic segment tcattcgaaccaaataaaaatactaataaacaatctaaatagttgcatgtatttgacttacgggCCGACCCATAAgctagcccaacccacattgctcaagccCCACGGGCCATGGACTTATCCGGGCCGGACTAAAAAGTCTTGTTCTTAAATGGGCTACAAAAACTCAACTCATCAAATTACAGGGCAGGTCGGGCCGGCCCAACGGACCTGGCCCATATTGACGCCTCTAATGTAGAGCAAGGACAATGGACTTATCCAGAGAAATGAGAGTACAAGAAGAATGAACTGTTACATTAGCATAGTACTATATGCATCAAATAAGCTGTTCAACTTTACAAAGATCACTTGGTTGAACTctcttttttgaattatttcaccaACTGGAGGGaaaaaaggtggtggtggtggagtgGATTCCCAAGTTAGAGTTTAGCTAGACTTTCTAATGGTCATTGAGATGATGTAGCTTGATCATGGTTGTTCTTCAAACCTCCACAGAGCAATCTTGAAGATAAATCCTCCCCCCGTCAGTAGAGACCAaagaaattgatgaaattgatatggCTGTTCTACTGTAGAATTAACTTTCCAGATATCAGGAGTTCAATTTTGCCAAGATCTGCAAATGCCTGTTAAGGTATGGTCAGCAATTTGCGCCATCCTTGGCATAGGCCTTACAGAATTTGCTGACCATCATAAGAGAATCAATCAACTTGCTAACTGAAAGTCAGACACTATCCTGTTCCATATCCGACCGAAGAAATTTCCATGGTCCGTCTCTTGCTTGTAACCTGCTATTCACAAGTACTTGTCAAAAAATCGCACTGAAAGGTAACAGAAAagaaaaggcataatacataaccAGACACTCAAACTTATCCTCAGTTGGCAAGTACTCCAACTTTGAGTATGCACATCTAGACACCTCAGCTGGTCTCCACTGTGTGATTTGAACACTTCAACTTACAAAATAATCACCTAGACAACTCAAAATTTATGTGTCACGTTAGCGTCGAGTGTCCAAGAGACACAGTCGGGACAAGTTGGAGTGTTTAAACGCAAGTTGAAACCAAGTTGAGGTGTCTAGATATGCACTCCCAAAATTGGAATACTTACTTGCAGCTTACGTATTATGCCAAAAGAAAATGCTCTAAGGTGAAAATAACGATTTAGACCATATTCCACTCAATGGCAACTTAGAAGCAAAACCTTAGTCAGCATCTAGGCCATATGAGAGTTTTTCAAGTTAATTATATCAAAGGGATTAATGATGATCATCGGAGAGACTATAACCTGCATAACTAAAGTAGATTTTCTTCACGTTGGTGCAAATGGAATATTATGACTCAACCACTCAAGgaagaaaatcaaataaactgAGCAAAAGCCTTTGGTTTTTCTCTGGAAAAATATACAGAGACTTGAGGCTTTGATTCAACCTACAACTTTCAAATGAAGACTAACACAGTCAAAGTGGTAAAACAAAAGCCTTTTATAAGATGTTAAAAATATTAAGCACCAAGACTATTCCACTTAAATAACTAAACAGCCAGTGAAAATGAAAACCTAAGACAACACTTTACAATTAAATGCAACTTGGTTCAATTCATAAAATTACCTCTCTAAGGTTGGCGAAAGAGATGGACGCGGATATTTACCTCAATATTCCAGCTACAACCCGCAAGGCTACGAAGAGAAAAAGCCCCGCCCAGACTCCAGGAAGACCGAATAATGGCGCAGCCACAAGTAAGAAGATTGAGGAGACTATTCCATTCACTAACTGTTTGTCAAAGACATGAAGCTGAATCATAAGGAGGGGACATAATCTGATGGTATATTTTAAATGTTAGTCACAATGTAGGACACACTCCACAGCCACTCTCTATAGTTTTCCTCAAATTGGTGCTTGTATTGAATTCAATTAGATACACCGATTCCAGAATGTTCAAGAAGCATCTCATTGATTGGCTAAAAAACAGATAACTTGGATGTGTGTTCTAGGCCTGTACTTCACTCATTGTAGCAAAGACCCCAAGAGATGTAGCACCGTGTGGTCATTGAGACAACACTTCATTACTATGTGTAATCAGCTTTCAGGAGAACTTATCGTTTGATCCCTTAACTCTTCTCTAGACTTTTCATTCTTCTTACACGGTTTTGTTACTGAAACAAAAGCTTAACCATAAAAGCAAATATCatataaaaatttctttttattcaaCATTCTTACCACCTGATTGAACCATATAGACTCTGCTAACTTTTTTTCCCTCTTAATTTTCCACTTTCtgggactacactgggtatgttgttgttgctgtaatTTTCTTGCACTCTCAATTTGATTCTACTCTGGCTTTGTTTCTGGTATCGCATGTCAGAATACTATTCTCTGCGGGTAAAAGCAGTGATGCGCAATAATACTTACCATAGAATATGCAGCAAATTCGAAATCTGAAACACCATAATAGAGCCCATCAAGAACGAAGGCAATAGCATTTATTGGCTGAGATCCAGCAACAAACTGTCCAATAGATCATATTAATAAGATAAGAATAAGTAGtttatcattcaaatatcaagttCATCCAGATAACAAAACTTGAGAGCTCTGTACAAGGTTAGAAATGACAGCTGTGTAATTACTTCTATACATGACCAACACTATTTCATTATATAGAAATAACCTAGCTGGTGCAAAGCAGAAATTGTAATCTAAGGTAAATATATCTCAACTTTGGGGAGCATCCACTTTTTGGGGTCAAATATCCAAGGAAGAATGCTGAGTGAATCGGGCGGGATAAGAATTTCGTACCAGAGTACCAGATCTGGCAATTTTCAGAACTTCAGAATCTGTGCTGAATAAGGTGGAGAGTGCTTCAAAACCAATGAACAAGCTAAAACCCAAGGCAACTCCTGTCAATGCACCAATCTGGCAAGATTCACATAAAGAGTAAAAGATGTAGCAAGTCAGTGTTCCTGTTATATTGCTTTCTCTTAAAAGCCGAGTGAGTAATCATAGTTGAAAGTCAATAAAGAGTACAGGGAGTAAGAATGCAAATTACCTGTAGAACTTTATAAACCACTTCGCGTGCTTGGCCATAATTACCTTGAGAAACTCCAGTGGCAAGAAGAGCCTAAAGATCAACAGAATAAGAATGCAATCAAGAAAATGAAAGACAaccatattttaaaagtaaagatTGAAAGAAATACTTCAATGGAATTATCCAAATATGACACTAACTATGATCTCGTTGTGAACTTCAGTTAAGGAAAAGCCTGTGACTTCATTGGTAACTGacaaacaaaaagaaataaaaatgaaaggaaGAGATTCAAgaaataattgtaacatatttaCTTTCATAGAAGATTAATAATATACGTTTGTTCCTTGGattgtaaatttcaaaattaaagtaGAATTTGAAAAGGGTCAATTGCGATTAGGAAGGAAAAGACGTTAGCTAGAATTGTCGTATTTGGTCATATATGATAGTTCCATTACACGGAGGCACACCTACTCACTAATAAAATTGAACTGACAAGTATTTGATTTTCATTTGAGACGTAAAACATAGCTGTTGAGCAACCTTTCAGAAAATTATGCAATAATGCCAGAAATGACAGCAGAGAAAACAAATTGTTTTAGTCGAAGTATACTCACCTGCCCAGCAAGTGCCAAGGCATCAGTTAGCAACGATACAGCTAGCCAAACTTCAAAGCAGATCTGATGACCAGCCATAGGCACGGGGCCCTGTTGTGCTGCCAGAGCTGTGGATAGTGTAGTGGTAATTAGAAGTGCGAAAGTCCTCCCTATTAGAAGGGCACCTGGAAAAGACGAGAACAAGCTTAACCTAAGAAAGGTTTGatcttttgtattttgaataagcTAAAGAATTGCaatacattctgataaagtccaCAAGAGAAACTCTTAATTATCATTCGACAGGCTTCAAACATGCAAAATATTCTGCAGTCACTCAAAGACCAAATGTCAGTTTACATGTTTGGTACATGGAAGCCTTTCAATCtacatttttttcttgaaacagACCTAAAGAACCTCTAAGAGTTGTTAGTTTCATGAAAGGTCAAGATATTGCATTTATGATATCAGTTCAAAAATGTGATTAATCATTATAGTGCGCTAAGTTTAACAAATGAGTTtatggtaaaaagaaaaaaaaggttcgTATATGATTTTCATAGAGGCATTGGAAATTTTCacttgaattcatgctttaagTGTTATGTTCATAAACCACCCCCACCACTCACCCCTCTTTATTTGAGCATCAGCATCTAAGATAAGATAGCGGAATACATGCCAAGTAGTATAGTGACATAACCACTACAGCGGGGATAATTTTTGTGTGTTAGGTTTCCTTTTGCAACACAAGGTGCTGATCTAAATACTGGTTTACCATGCCTAAAAAGAATATGCTCAAGAAATGCAAAATTATAATGAATTTGAAGTTAACCAAAAAGTTTGTATATCATATAAGAGAGCTTTCTTTTTCTACCTTAAATTTGTTGTATAAATGTCATTCCTCCCTTACTCTATCTTCAAATGTAAATGAGATTCATATTCAAAGCTTCAAATCATTTACCATTCAAAGTATTCATTTTCGACTATGGATAGAGTTACTTTTTGAGAAGGAACTATGGATAGAGTTATATGCAGCTGCAATAGGAGATTCAGTTGGACACATTTGAATGTTGTGTCCAACAGATTATCCACACAAAATGGGAGTCCTTTTATCAAAATTCTTTTTGTTAACCACAAAAAGTATCCTGATTCGGGTATTGTCAATAGCTCCCAAGAAAGTACCAGATTTAAGATACTGAGAAAATCTTCCCACATCAATGTCTGGAGCAATAAGAAGAACTTTCCCATTTAACTTCCACAGAAGGATAGAAGCAGTCAAGTATCTGGTCAAAATGCAgatcaaacaaaaaataagataaagagaaTGGACAGGAAGTGATATCATGTACAGAGTAACTATAGTTTGGTTTACCGCCAACAACATACTCAGAAATCACACCAGCAATTGCAGCACCACTAATGCCGAAACCAAAGGAGAATATCAAAATTGGAGACAAGAATGCATTTACCAAGTTACCAGCTCCTGATAATCCAGAACTCTTCTTTGTCAGACATGGAAGTAGAAGTATCAAGCAAATATTTTACTCAAAACATTTGAGACATAACAAAAAGAGTCTATTTATCAAGACCATACCGAGTGGGTGGGTGGGTGTTTgttggggggggaggggggggtgGAGGGGATCAAGCAAACAATGATAATTGATTAATATAAAGCCATACTCTAGGCACCTCATAAGGTAGTAGCATTCCCCACAGCAGTATTGTCAAAGGTGCGCTTTAGCCCTGAAGCGAGgctcaaaatgtgttgagcgtTTTGCCTTGCTTAATGTGAGTTTCAGTTACGTCATCAAGGTTCTAATTTCTAAGGCATACTTTTCCTTGCCTATGAGCCTATTTTGAAGAGGagcactaaacaattgatatttctgattgttttttttttcaatttctttgttcATAAATTTGTTATTTATGCTTATAATTACTAGTCTTGGActaaacatatatatttgtattttttcctcCCTTTGTGCCTTTTTTCATTAAAGTCCACACTTTGCGCTTAAACCCCCAACGGACCTTGGAGCTTTTTTGCTCTTTTTGCTTGTGATAACACtcgtattgctctgatttactttttattattccttAAGCCTTTTCTGTTATGTAATCCATCTACTTGTCacctattctttatcttgagccgggggtctatcggaaacagtctctcaacttcttcagaggtagcggtatggactgcgtacatcttaccctccccagaccccactttgtgggaacacactgggtttgttgttgttgcttgtgATAACACTGGCCTAGAGTTGTTTCTCTATAATTAACTAAGCTGAACAAATCTCCAATAAAAGCTGGTCTTATCCCTAATTCACCAAGGTGTATGAATTTAAATGAAGTCAAACATCTAAAGTAGTGCCTGCCCACTTAAATTTTGTAACTGTACTTATATAGGAAAACCTACTGTATACTGAGGCTTAATATAGTGCATTTAGCTCAACTAAAGGGGTACATGAAAACAAACCCTTTTTATCTCAACTTCCCGATGAATTCGTGAAGTTACTATACAAACAGCAACAATAAAGCTAGAAGCAGTTATCTGCCAACAATCTATAATTATTCATGAAACAAGATTATCAAAACAGATTTCACTTGGATTTGCTTTATGTAGATCAGATATGTATTTGGGTATCTTTGATACTTGCCAACAGCATATAAAGGAGTTTTTGTGTCCTTAAATCCACGAAATGTTCCTTGAGCAGCAAGTGCTATAACAACTGGTGGAGCTCCAAAGCCCCTCATTGTAAGGAATTGCTCAGCTGGTACACGCATTGGTGAATCCTGTGACACATCAACAATCCCAAATAGACTTACACTGTTTTACCTTCAACAAACAGCAATACACAGCAGAAATATGGGGAAGCATAAATCCAGGAAGCTAAATAAGTTTGTAGCAGTTCCCCACGACGATCTCCCCCCCTCTTTGAGTAACAAGGAAGTACAAACTTCATAACCAAAGTTGTATATTTTTACCCTCATTTTAGGTAGATTATCATAATTAGGCATACCTACGGAGGTCAATGCATCAATAATATCTGATTGTCAATATGCATTCTCCAAGATATACTTCCAAACAAAAATGGCTCAATAGCTTACAACTTGGGGATTGGAAGAGAAAAAGTTAGCCCTCATGATAGAAGATAACTTGTTTTCCAAAATAAGACATACAACAGATATACCCATGGTATTCATCATGAAACCGGACCCAACAGAAAGTCCCACAGCTTCCGCAATGCCAAGGCCAAGGGCAAGTAGTAACGAAGTTGATACCGAAGGAAGTAATATCTTGCTTTGTGAATCAGGTGAGCTATCTAGtttaagaacaaaaatataaCTCATATCAGCAACAAAAAATGTTTGACAAATTAACAAGAGATGCTTCGACAAACTCACCGTCACCTTTAGTAATTAATGCCTGCTCTTCAGCAACGAAAGAAGTTGTGACGTTGAGCAAAGGAACATTGAACAATTTCGAGATGAGGTTGAAAACTGATACTGAAATACCTACTGCTGCTAATTCAACTGAACCTACAAAACACATGTATAGATAAGACAGACAGACATGGACCAGTCAGTAAGTTGCACTTTATCATTTCGAAATTTTATTCCCCTCCTCCTTTATTTCAGTGATCTCAGAATCTACCTAACAAAGTGGGAGCCACTATAAGTAAACTATAGCATCAACCCATTTGTGCACGATTTAACTTGCTTAACACTTACTGTTATTTTTTGGTTTAGTAAAATCTGTATTCAATGAACTTCAATAATATGTTCAAACTAAAGTATGAACAACCAAATGAAATTCTAACTCTATATTCACAAATATGAACTTCAACAATAAGTTCAAATCAacttataaaaaacaaaaatgaagttcaaaccaaCTATAAAcaacaaatgaagttcaaacttTTTTTGGAAGCTAGTAAACCAAACTTTTAGAAGGAGATGAAGATTAAAAGATTCAAGTCCACTGAATTCacagtgtgtccttaaggaaattattccCTTCAAGTACTCGAGGTTATAGAATATatccttccaggataaaatgaatcacttcagcagtatagcggtacctcaaattctgCCGaacaacgaactcactcaacattAGCAAATCACAGTTGAGTTTTGTGAAAAAGAGGagtatttttcttcaaaattttgttaTAATATCTGAGGAAAAATCAGACATTTATAGTCAAAAGGTAGCTCTTCAGAAAAGAAGCAATGGTTCTAAAATATTGCACTATTTTGGCCGTTAGGCCCACATTCGGACCCATGTGTGTCCACACATGGCGAGATGCGGCCGCATGTCAGACATTGCACAAAAGTGCGTACATGCAGAGTGACATAAGCTGGCATGTGTGTCCGCACATTGCCAGATGCAGCAACATCGCCCTTTTTCACTTACAAACAATGAACTAAAGGATCGCGTTCCTTTTCACTTACAAACAATGAACTGAAGTACCGCGTCCCTTCTATGTGTGTTAGCACATGCTCATGGAGAAAATTTTCATTAAACAATTAAGTTTCAATTGAATTTTGTCCAAAGCCGAAGCCAAGCAACGACGGTGCGAGACTTGTCttcttcttgcctcactatccccATGAAAGGTATGTTTCGATACTTAAGCACAAGGATGTTCCTTTGGTGGGAGAAACACTCCTTTTATAAAGTAAACGCacatttcattttttctttcattttcttccctccatttttcattcacatttaCATAGAACCCAACACTTACTCCCGCTGTTCCAAAATACTTGTCACATTGCGCATCTCTAAGTCAAATTACACGAACTTTTACCAACATCTGAAACATATTTTCTCACCACATTGATACAAGAAAAATAGAAGGTTATAGTACTTTTGTTTAGTTTTCTACTATCcagattttaattttaaaatattgaattaagcTAATCCAATTCAACTCCAAAAATTTGTCAAATTAACTCACAAGAAGTGAAATATGACAAGGATTTTGGGAGGGGGGAGTACTAAATTGTAAAACAATGGGTAAAACACATTTTTAGCTTCCATGGGCAAGTATTTTGAGACGAGGGAGTACTAGATTGTAAAATAATGGGTAAAACACATTTTTGTCTACCATCTTAATCCCAATAACTACTACTTTTGAATGACAAGGGGGACAAAGGTTTCGTGTTGGGGGACTTGGAGAAATTCGAGGAGTGTCGCGactatggttattgtaggcgtatcaaggtggaggaggtcaagggggctattcgcaggatgcgtCGGGGTAGAGCAATggggccagacgagattccaatggatttttggaagagcactggcGGGGCAGGTTtagagtggttgacaaggttttttaacatcatttttagggcggCAAAGATGCCTgaagcgtggaggtggagtacaatGATTTctttgtataagaacaagggagacatccagaattgcaacaactatagaggtattaagttgttgagtcatactataaaggtttgagaaagggtggtagagttgaggataaGAAGGAGCGTGAttatctctgagaatcagttcggtttcatgccaggtcgctcTACTACTAAGGCCATTCACCTCGAGAGGAGACTAGTAGAGCagttttgggagaggaagaaggacttgcacatagtgtttattgatcttgagaacgcatatgacagagttcccagagagattttgtggaggtgcttggaggctagaggggtgcccgtggcgtacactaggtcgattcaggacatgtatgatggcgcGAAGACTCGGGTGAGAACGGTAAAgggagattcagagcacttttcgattttgatagggttgcatcagggatcgactcttagcccttttttatttgcgttggtgatggatgttttgacgcgacatattcaaggggaggtgccttggtgtatgttatttgcggatgatgtggtactgattgacgAAACTTGGGAAGGAGTTAacgataagttggagatttggagacagatcCTTGAGTCTAAAAGATTTCGGttaagtaggaccaagacggagtatttggagtgtaagtttagtaaGGTGTTGCAGGAGACTGTTTAGTAAGGTGTTGCAGGAGACTGACGTGGTTGTGAAGCTGGAATCccaggccattcagaagaggaAGAGCTTCAAGTATCTAgagtctatgattcagggcaatgggGAGATTGACAAGGATaacacgcatcgtattggggcggggtggttgaaatggaggctcacttcgagagttttatgtgataagaaggtgctccCGAAGCTTAAAGgaaagttctacagagtggcagtccgatcggctatgttgtatggagccgagtgttggccagttaagaactctcacatccaaaagttgaaggtggtagAGATGAcgatgttgtgatggatgtgtggtcataccaggaaagataggatAAGGAATAAGAGTATTCGGGAGAAAGTGGGAGTGgcctcggtggaggacaagatgcgagaagttaggttacgttggttcgggcatgtgatgaggaggggatTTGATGCTCCGGTGCGAAAGTGTGAGACactagctatggatggttttaggcggggtagaggtaggccgaagaaatattggaaggaggtgattaggtatgatatggagcagttacagcttacggaagacatgacccttgatagaaaggtgtggagaaTGCGGATTAGTGTAGAGGGTTAGAGGGTGAGAGTGCGTCGGTTACAATAGGGGagcgttctttatttgtgtctgaagtttcttaTTTGTGTTGTTGAGCGTTGTCTATGGTTTCGGATAGATAGTAATTAGTTTTATCttgtggctgtagtattatcttatggctagtggtgttagtttattttccagattgtactagtttatatgcatttctattttgtatttgttatactgctatcggtcctaagccgggggtttattggaaacagcctctctacttcatatgAGGTAATGGTAcggtctgcgtacactttaccctccccagaccccactatgtgggaatacactgggtatgttgtttttgttgtctgGTTTTGACCtaacacggagtttaagaaagtaaagaaagacttttgaattttataGTCTTAAATTAGAGATACGTAGAAGGTACCAAAATGCTGCTCTTTAATCTTGTGTTCTTAAACATGATACGTGGAAAGTTGGAATTAAAAGGAAAACTAaaacaacaaattgaaatggaagGAGTATATTACAAATTTACAATAAACCATATAACAAAATTATACCTAAATGTCCAACAAATGCAGTATCAACAAGTGAAGTAATGGGGTCAGAAGCAAGAGCTAGCGCCGCAGGCAACGCAATGGACACAATATCCCATCCAATTCCATCAAATTTCAGCACTTCCCTGCAATAACCCAACCCAACACACAAATcagcaaaaaaaataaacacaaaaaattaCTACTCCCTTCGGCCATCTTTACTCGTCCAGTATTGACTTGGCACACTCTTaagaaacaacaaacaaaatgactattttactatatcaccctttgaATATCATAAACTCAATGCTTTGAGAAATGCATAAAAAAATGGCTATAGTCAATAATAAGCAAAAATAGGAAGAACTAAGTGATGAATTATCTCTCAAGTAATTTTCTAAACTGAAAATTTACTTTTAGCACAGTGGACAAGTAAAAGTAGACggatacaataataataataataataataataataataataacaaaaccaAGTGTGGTCGAAGATAATACAGCAAGGAAGTGACTGAATCCAACAGTGatgaggagaaggaggaggagggaGGATCCGGGTCGGGTCCCGGGTCAGGATCCGGATTCTTGACCCGACTTTCATTTGAATTATGAATGGAATTTTTGGATATAGTTGTAGGATTTTTGTCCCTAGATGATTTGACGAGTACAGTACGGAGTCGAGTTGAGGAACTAGTACTATTATCTCTTAGTTGAAGATTAGTAGAGCAACAGAAATAACTGTAATTCTGATTTTTCTGGGGAAAAGAGTGAGTAAATAAGGGATGGTGAAGACTAGAAGCCATGGTTGTTCAACtgtagataaagaaaaaaattagtataCAAACAAGTTTAA from the Capsicum annuum cultivar UCD-10X-F1 unplaced genomic scaffold, UCD10Xv1.1 ctg82864, whole genome shotgun sequence genome contains:
- the LOC107843421 gene encoding protein DETOXIFICATION 44, chloroplastic isoform X1 produces the protein MASSLHHPLFTHSFPQKNQNYSYFCCSTNLQLRDNSTSSSTRLRTVLVKSSRDKNPTTISKNSIHNSNESRVKNPDPDPGPDPDPPSSSFSSSLLDSVTSLLEVLKFDGIGWDIVSIALPAALALASDPITSLVDTAFVGHLGSVELAAVGISVSVFNLISKLFNVPLLNVTTSFVAEEQALITKGDDSSPDSQSKILLPSVSTSLLLALGLGIAEAVGLSVGSGFMMNTMGISVDSPMRVPAEQFLTMRGFGAPPVVIALAAQGTFRGFKDTKTPLYAVGAGNLVNAFLSPILIFSFGFGISGAAIAGVISEYLTASILLWKLNGKVLLIAPDIDVGRFSQYLKSGALLIGRTFALLITTTLSTALAAQQGPVPMAGHQICFEVWLAVSLLTDALALAGQALLATGVSQGNYGQAREVVYKVLQIGALTGVALGFSLFIGFEALSTLFSTDSEVLKIARSGTLFVAGSQPINAIAFVLDGLYYGVSDFEFAAYSMLVNGIVSSIFLLVAAPLFGLPGVWAGLFLFVALRVVAGILRLQARDGPWKFLRSDMEQDSV
- the LOC107843421 gene encoding protein DETOXIFICATION 44, chloroplastic isoform X2 produces the protein MASSLHHPLFTHSFPQKNQNYSYFCCSTNLQLRDNSTSSSTRLRTVLVKSSRDKNPTTISKNSIHNSNESRVKNPDPDPGPDPDPPSSSFSSSLLDSVTSLLEVLKFDGIGWDIVSIALPAALALASDPITSLVDTAFVGHLGSVELAAVGISVSVFNLISKLFNVPLLNVTTSFVAEEQALITKDSSPDSQSKILLPSVSTSLLLALGLGIAEAVGLSVGSGFMMNTMGISVDSPMRVPAEQFLTMRGFGAPPVVIALAAQGTFRGFKDTKTPLYAVGAGNLVNAFLSPILIFSFGFGISGAAIAGVISEYLTASILLWKLNGKVLLIAPDIDVGRFSQYLKSGALLIGRTFALLITTTLSTALAAQQGPVPMAGHQICFEVWLAVSLLTDALALAGQALLATGVSQGNYGQAREVVYKVLQIGALTGVALGFSLFIGFEALSTLFSTDSEVLKIARSGTLFVAGSQPINAIAFVLDGLYYGVSDFEFAAYSMLVNGIVSSIFLLVAAPLFGLPGVWAGLFLFVALRVVAGILRLQARDGPWKFLRSDMEQDSV